The window CAGCATTGCGACCAAAATCATATATACACTCATTCTTAACCTCAGTTTTTGACAAAATTTTCTTGTACATAAGCGTTGTTTTTACTAGTAATGAAGAAATAAATGTAATAGAGTAATAGTTATTAAAGTGAACTTCACATTCCCAGTTGGGTACTTTGGACTTTTGAGAATAGTTACAGAAACAAAAGGTGTCCTGGTCCTGGTTATGCAAGCTTTTCTACAATTGGTGTTGCTCTTTCTTCACTCCTACCGTCTTGAAATCAAGGAAGAAAACATGTCCACGCCAACTGAAGGCTGAAGACAATCACTTTGTTGCCTCTCTCATGTCAACAAATTTCTTTCTCTCATGTCTCCGTACATTGTCTTTTTTTTTCTTCAAAGATTGTATAGCAGCCGGCCTGTATTATAAAGCAATGTCAAGTTTTTCATAATCCAGCAGGGGAAATTGAAGTACACACCAAATCATGGTGATAATAAGGATCCAACAGATTTTTGCTTCCATGATTGGAATTCTTAGCACAATGCATGCAAAAACAGTTGCTAGTAATCAAAAGTCCACAAGAGTATTCCAGTATGAGAAAGAATAGAGCATATACCTGAAAGTCTGAAACCCAAAGCCAAATCACATTGTTGTATGCTCCTCATCCCACAGCTTCTTTCTTGCAATCAAAACTCTCTCTTCACCTGAGGAAAGAGCATCAACTCGTGGTTCGACTTCTGATAACCAGTCATCCCACTTCAAGGCAGTCACAAACTTCCGGATGTAGTTTATAACAGAGGGTTTGTCTCTTATGATGACAAATCCCTTAGGTCTCAGTATCCTATCCATTTCAATCAATAGATCCTCTGCACTGCATCCACGTTCCTCAATATCTGAAAATACTGCCCATGCATGTAGAAGATCATATGTACGTGGGTACGTGGAAAACGCTTCACACCTATAAAATACAGTGATCACAAACAGTCAAATCTCAAAAACAGGAAAGGTAACATTGGAAGACCCCTAAAATTTGGAATGTCAATATTCAAAATATAACCACAGAACAAGCACATTTATGTAGAAATCATAGATTCACAGATCAGATGTCCAAACACAGAAGTGAAAGGAGCTATTGATCAGATCAAACGTACCAGTCATGAACAGTTCCAATCAAGCCTCGATCATAAACAATCTTTAAATTGGCAGATGCATGGACAGGAGCAACGTTCATAACCCAGACATCTTTTCCATTCAAGGCAGCCGCAAATCCACCAAGGTGTGAGTTCATATCCATGACATTTCTGAATGAATTTCTCTCTATAACAGACTTCATCTGCTTCCAGTATTCACTGACTCTAAACTGCCATATGCTCTGTATCACATGGATTTCATGGGTACTCATTAAGCAGAACAACAAAAGATAACATCGAAAAGAGTTAAGCTTGTAATCAGGATTCTTACAGTGTCCTCTTGGAATTCTTCAGGACTGATGCCAATTTCCTCCAGGCGAGGGGGTGCTGTTGTAAGCCTCTGAGGCCAAGGGGCGAGCCTGCTTCCTCTTTCCCTATGCACCTCTGTTTTGTAATTTTGATAGTGAGAATAACTAGATTGTGGAAAGCCGAAAACAATAACAGTGAGTATAGTTAACCTACTTACTCGCAGAGTACTGAGAAATGCACGCCTTCATGCTCACGTTCCAACTTGCATCTGGATCATCATCAGAATTGCACAGAGGGGGTTTTGTCCAAGGATTTCTCTTCAAGTAACAACTATTAGTCAGCGGCTTGGCCCATACTACACTCTGGTCTTTCTTGGCTACAACTTTCCAGCACATTCTTTTTGTAAGATCAGACATAGCACTCCAGATCCTCTGATTTTCAGGGTCATGTGCATATGCTTCAGGAGAACTATACACAAAATACCCTCCAGGTCTTAGTAATCTGTCAACCTCTAATAAGAGGATTCCATCTCTTTGAAGCCAATCTATCCGGCAGCGTGAGCAATGAGCCAGCTCAAATGATCGGCTCGGATAAGTAAGCCTCTTTGTACCCAAGATACCAAGAGTTGATGGAATCCCCCTCTCTAACGCAAATTGTATTTGATTCTCATGCGCATCATTAGGAGCAAGAGACATGGCAATGACATGATGAGAAAGAAGATACGCCCCAAAACTCGCAACTCCACAACCCACATCAAGCACAGTGCGAATATTTCCACCGTTGTTGAATTTAAAATCAGGAAACTTAAGCATCTACACCAAATTAAAACCATAGCTTAGGAACAATCATAACACAACACACCACTAAAAAAAAGCCTAGCATCATACAAAAACAACAGTACCCTGGAAAGCGCAACAATGTACTTATCAGCTCCATTATGGAAATGTGTCCCTCCACCGGGAAAATTGATCTTGTCACCATTCACAACCATCCAATTCTGATCCGATTTCTCCTGCGCAAGCGAAGTGTGTGGAATGTTGGCCTTCCACACCTCATCTCTACTGGCCGGCCATCGAACCGGCACCTGAAAATAAAGTTCTACATAAAGTTCATCAAAACTAGACGAATCCATAACCAAAAAAAAAAATCAAATGTGGCTCCCCCTAACCAACCTTGTACCCCAACGGCGGCGGAATCAGGCAATTGTAGCGGCGCTCCGGCCGGGGACAATGCCGTTCGTAATGCTCCATCAGCGTCAAATTGAGCTTCAATTTCAGCTGGTAAATGAGGTTTCTATCGAGACAAGGTATCAGCTCCGAGAATTGCATATCACAAATCTGCTCGGAAATCAAATCACCGCAAAATCAAAAACCAGCGCAAACCCTAATCAATCAATGTTGACTTTCAAATGAGAGAGAGAGAGAGAGAGAGAGAGAGAGAGAGAGAAGGAATAAACATACAAGAATGGTTTTAGGGAGCTCGGCGACCTGGCGGGACCCAGCGAAAAGCGGGTCGGAGCCATCCGGGTCGTCGGAGAGGCGGGAGCCCGGGCCGAAAGACCAGCCGTAGTAGAAACAGAGCAGACCCAGGCACACAGTGAGACCGAGCAGAACGGACTTGAACAACTTGGGGAAGCTGACGTCATTCCTGTGCTTCATTGTTTGTTTGTCCGAGGGTGACGGACATGACCCGACCCGACCCGACCCGAGAATCGATGAAACCCTCGGCGCAGCGCGGGAGGGAGAAACAGACTGGCGGGGGATTGGTAGAGTGTGGTGGTCGACCTCTCCGTGAGGCTTGTAAAGTGATTTGGAAATTTGGCAGTACTTTCGGGCTAATAAGGTCATTTTCTTCGTACTCTCGAAGAAAAAAGATAAAAGAAGAAGCAGGGCATGTGACAATAAAATTAGAGAAGTTTTTTTTTTCGAAAAGAAA of the Fragaria vesca subsp. vesca linkage group LG6, FraVesHawaii_1.0, whole genome shotgun sequence genome contains:
- the LOC101311985 gene encoding probable methyltransferase PMT9-like; its protein translation is MKHRNDVSFPKLFKSVLLGLTVCLGLLCFYYGWSFGPGSRLSDDPDGSDPLFAGSRQVAELPKTILICDMQFSELIPCLDRNLIYQLKLKLNLTLMEHYERHCPRPERRYNCLIPPPLGYKVPVRWPASRDEVWKANIPHTSLAQEKSDQNWMVVNGDKINFPGGGTHFHNGADKYIVALSRMLKFPDFKFNNGGNIRTVLDVGCGVASFGAYLLSHHVIAMSLAPNDAHENQIQFALERGIPSTLGILGTKRLTYPSRSFELAHCSRCRIDWLQRDGILLLEVDRLLRPGGYFVYSSPEAYAHDPENQRIWSAMSDLTKRMCWKVVAKKDQSVVWAKPLTNSCYLKRNPWTKPPLCNSDDDPDASWNVSMKACISQYSAKVHRERGSRLAPWPQRLTTAPPRLEEIGISPEEFQEDTSIWQFRVSEYWKQMKSVIERNSFRNVMDMNSHLGGFAAALNGKDVWVMNVAPVHASANLKIVYDRGLIGTVHDWCEAFSTYPRTYDLLHAWAVFSDIEERGCSAEDLLIEMDRILRPKGFVIIRDKPSVINYIRKFVTALKWDDWLSEVEPRVDALSSGEERVLIARKKLWDEEHTTM